A genomic segment from Psychrobacter arcticus 273-4 encodes:
- a CDS encoding E2/UBC family protein, with product MMSELHQTMLSCGFKYLKNSQRQSISFFDSIPTTRPIYVKDYKTSEGIFNVALVFGDDLYTTLPRAQVLKKPKKIEQVLLPHINSGGYLCYVEEKEADWNPNNLNALYRAVDEQVQNTLNTAISSLQNGQIDQAEFEGEFVSYWKPEQTIYVLTDYLSLNGHNAYLTNNEYIDGSKGRELTIHGEHDKDIHQKWLNQRGLSQQNSQTLNSFILKIRPTRLSGLQWPPQDAAQLFQWLSQVDHNAKTNLVRYFVENLSKQHLIFLDIDKQDTFGVVLDLNLNAVQFNSYANHKKLGKSGRKFNFKRASSVLMGKYAFLKFRRISFEKADKETILTRNRSKPEIGDLRSKKIALIGCGTVGGYAAELLIRAGAGMGEKVFDLYDADEFGPENFSRHTLSSRDFGKNKAVAMKERLDSSTHLTTNIQGHARKFEFLLNKLTAYDIIIDATGRAPISKRLAYLLRQLGGVKKPVIIHAFNDGNGVASKIFIDSLDGCYNCLCGDERFYKNGNDKRFEKLNGIPEKKVSCGNTYTPYDAAVSVVTAALIQEAVLSTLEHKRDWNYKEHIFFMGSRSKRTTWISKQAFCDICNGR from the coding sequence ATGATGTCTGAATTACATCAAACTATGCTGAGTTGCGGGTTTAAATACCTAAAAAATAGTCAACGTCAATCTATCAGTTTTTTCGATAGTATTCCTACTACTCGTCCAATTTATGTCAAAGACTATAAGACAAGTGAGGGCATTTTCAATGTTGCACTCGTATTTGGTGACGACCTATATACAACATTACCACGAGCGCAGGTCCTCAAAAAACCGAAAAAAATCGAACAGGTTTTATTACCACATATTAACAGTGGTGGGTATCTGTGCTATGTAGAAGAAAAAGAAGCGGATTGGAATCCAAATAACTTGAATGCTTTATATAGAGCAGTAGATGAGCAAGTTCAAAATACCTTAAATACTGCCATCAGTTCCTTACAAAATGGGCAAATAGATCAAGCTGAGTTTGAGGGTGAATTCGTTTCATATTGGAAGCCTGAACAAACGATATACGTCCTTACAGACTATCTATCTTTGAATGGTCACAACGCTTATCTAACCAACAATGAATATATTGATGGCTCCAAAGGGCGAGAATTAACCATACACGGCGAACATGACAAGGATATTCATCAAAAATGGTTAAACCAGAGAGGGCTATCTCAACAGAATTCTCAAACGTTGAATTCATTCATCTTAAAAATCAGACCCACTCGATTATCAGGTTTACAATGGCCACCACAGGATGCCGCACAGCTATTCCAATGGCTATCTCAAGTTGATCACAACGCTAAAACAAACTTGGTTCGATATTTTGTAGAAAATCTATCTAAACAACACTTAATCTTCTTAGATATTGATAAGCAGGATACGTTTGGGGTGGTCCTAGATTTGAATCTTAATGCAGTACAATTTAACTCATATGCGAACCATAAAAAATTAGGAAAATCAGGTCGAAAGTTTAATTTTAAACGAGCTAGTTCTGTTCTTATGGGTAAATACGCCTTCTTAAAATTTAGAAGAATTTCATTTGAGAAAGCTGATAAAGAAACAATTTTAACAAGGAATCGTTCTAAACCTGAAATTGGTGATCTCAGATCAAAAAAAATCGCTTTGATCGGCTGTGGCACAGTTGGAGGATACGCAGCTGAGCTATTGATACGAGCTGGTGCAGGTATGGGGGAGAAAGTCTTTGATCTATATGATGCAGACGAATTTGGACCTGAAAATTTCAGTCGCCACACTTTATCAAGTCGTGATTTTGGGAAAAATAAAGCTGTTGCAATGAAAGAGCGACTTGATAGCTCTACGCACTTAACAACAAATATTCAAGGTCATGCACGAAAATTTGAATTTTTACTAAATAAGCTGACTGCCTATGACATCATTATTGATGCGACAGGTCGTGCACCAATTTCAAAACGTCTAGCTTACTTATTGCGTCAATTAGGTGGAGTCAAAAAGCCTGTTATTATTCATGCTTTCAATGATGGCAATGGAGTTGCATCGAAGATATTTATAGATAGCTTGGACGGCTGTTATAATTGTCTATGCGGAGATGAAAGATTCTATAAAAATGGAAATGATAAGCGCTTCGAGAAGCTTAATGGAATACCAGAAAAAAAAGTCTCATGTGGTAATACATACACACCCTATGATGCAGCTGTGAGTGTTGTGACAGCAGCTTTGATCCAAGAAGCGGTTTTATCAACTTTGGAGCACAAAAGAGATTGGAATTATAAAGAACATATCTTCTTCATGGGCAGTCGAAGTAAAAGAACGACTTGGATTAGTAAACAAGCCTTTTGTGATATCTGCAATGGTCGATAA
- a CDS encoding DUF1810 domain-containing protein, giving the protein MTTIDKSLFDDFIQAQDMIYPSVITELTQGHKRTHWMWFIFPQVKGLGHSVRARRFGIESLEQAKAYLQHEVLGARLIECAELLLLHPDKSALDIFGTPDNLKLQSSLTLFAFAAGNDCVFEQLLYQFYAGSYDISTMKMLKQLSG; this is encoded by the coding sequence ATGACAACGATAGATAAAAGTTTATTTGATGATTTTATCCAAGCTCAAGATATGATTTATCCATCGGTTATTACAGAGCTGACCCAAGGTCATAAACGTACGCATTGGATGTGGTTTATTTTTCCACAAGTGAAAGGGTTAGGGCACAGTGTAAGAGCTCGACGCTTTGGAATAGAGAGTCTGGAGCAAGCAAAAGCGTATTTGCAGCATGAGGTGCTTGGAGCACGATTAATAGAGTGTGCTGAATTACTGCTGCTGCATCCTGATAAAAGCGCTTTAGATATCTTTGGTACACCGGATAATCTAAAGCTACAATCTTCGCTAACTTTATTTGCCTTTGCAGCTGGTAACGATTGTGTTTTTGAGCAACTTTTGTATCAGTTCTACGCAGGCAGTTATGATATAAGCACTATGAAAATGCTAAAGCAACTGAGTGGTTAA
- a CDS encoding CBASS system CD-NTase/cGAS isopeptidase Cap3 — protein sequence MVDKELVFQAQDESLVVISIGVANILTSYRQLSDSSPESAGVLIGERRDVHIVIKTVSEPSPWDIRSRFMVDRVSKYHQKVVDDAFKKNNGEWQYLGEWHTHPEDVPKPSMTDYSSWHKNLKSSDPLILIIAGRRDFWVGKKIQDNIEVLKQV from the coding sequence ATGGTCGATAAGGAACTTGTGTTCCAAGCTCAAGATGAATCATTAGTTGTGATTTCCATTGGCGTTGCCAATATATTGACCTCATACCGTCAATTAAGCGATTCTAGCCCCGAGAGTGCCGGGGTTCTAATTGGTGAACGTAGAGACGTTCATATCGTTATTAAAACGGTATCTGAGCCTAGTCCATGGGACATTAGGAGCCGGTTCATGGTGGATCGTGTGAGTAAGTATCACCAAAAGGTGGTTGATGACGCTTTTAAAAAGAATAATGGAGAGTGGCAATACTTAGGTGAGTGGCACACACATCCAGAAGATGTACCAAAACCATCGATGACAGATTATAGTAGTTGGCATAAAAACCTAAAATCATCAGATCCGTTAATATTGATTATTGCAGGTCGGAGAGATTTTTGGGTAGGTAAGAAAATCCAAGACAATATCGAAGTGCTAAAGCAGGTTTGA
- a CDS encoding IS5 family transposase encodes MPRTILKDEHWTRLKPILLELNIYDKGNLRNTVEGVLYRMRVGCPWRDLPEHFGKPNTVYKAYQRWFRSNKLIALFALLIKDSDCEWVFIDGTHIKAHQHSSIGHENMQGISKSVAGRATKIHLAVDAHGNPITFILSDGTTHDVKVAPDLIDKDLSDTDILCADKGYDSDALRTHIKQAGCFNNIPRRRNTKSTNNHMDWHLYKTRHLVENAFAKLKHYRAVATRFDKLKQSYENTVALACAYLWLKL; translated from the coding sequence ATGCCTCGTACAATACTCAAAGATGAACACTGGACAAGACTAAAACCTATCTTACTAGAACTCAATATCTATGACAAAGGGAATCTTAGAAATACGGTTGAAGGTGTGCTGTATCGGATGCGCGTTGGTTGCCCTTGGCGTGACTTACCCGAGCATTTTGGTAAGCCCAATACTGTCTACAAAGCCTACCAGCGTTGGTTTCGTAGTAATAAGCTCATTGCCCTATTTGCGTTATTAATCAAAGACTCAGACTGTGAGTGGGTCTTTATCGATGGCACTCATATTAAAGCGCATCAGCACAGCAGTATTGGTCATGAGAACATGCAAGGTATTAGTAAAAGTGTGGCAGGACGCGCGACCAAGATTCACTTAGCGGTCGATGCTCATGGCAACCCCATCACTTTTATCTTATCAGATGGCACCACTCATGATGTAAAGGTGGCACCAGACTTAATTGATAAGGATTTAAGCGATACAGACATTCTATGCGCTGATAAGGGCTATGATTCTGATGCGTTACGAACCCATATCAAACAAGCGGGTTGCTTCAATAACATCCCTCGGAGACGAAACACTAAGTCCACCAACAACCATATGGACTGGCACTTGTACAAAACTCGCCACTTAGTAGAAAATGCTTTCGCTAAGCTAAAACATTACAGAGCGGTTGCCACAAGATTTGATAAGCTCAAGCAGAGTTATGAGAATACGGTGGCACTTGCTTGTGCTTATCTTTGGTTGAAATTATGA
- a CDS encoding CBASS cGAMP synthase has product MTWNFHSYYTNRESGLLGQIILSDGEKESLKALRQIVRVRIRDTFNEAKQLVKLSKNYLSAASLLTEFVDTKFKYLKPEDQKILAELMIGLSDILKAEFMKLNPRFWTQGSFAYDTLNRPYRTPPQEMDIDDGAYLPMMFFEDKPAIGHKLLLLLVDASLYSLAAERSGWSFEPKEMCGRIKISARNVHIDVPMYAIPYEKFLEKEVLLEKAESLRIAIESYDSLSVADHALYDQLDADCVNLAVRIDNQKWIKSDPKDVHLWFQDACQRNGRHLRKICRVIKAWRDATDWQEGNGPSSISLMAAIVDIADRTELDTKDFGSMMLTVAKELPIVFRSGVESPDSNDERPLFPHIDDHEKKHTETISKLEDLASSLEAAYDAQTKQDALNTLNSEYGNRVTNSDLIVSQAAAPAYESGPTQAKSSTTISKSMKSA; this is encoded by the coding sequence ATGACTTGGAATTTTCACAGTTACTACACCAATCGCGAATCAGGTTTGCTGGGTCAAATCATTCTTTCTGATGGTGAAAAAGAATCCCTTAAAGCTTTGCGTCAAATTGTTCGTGTACGTATACGAGATACATTTAACGAAGCAAAACAGCTAGTGAAATTATCGAAAAACTATCTCTCAGCTGCTTCATTACTTACGGAGTTTGTAGACACTAAATTCAAGTATCTGAAACCAGAAGACCAGAAAATTTTAGCTGAATTGATGATAGGTTTGAGCGATATTCTCAAAGCAGAATTTATGAAGCTTAATCCTCGATTTTGGACTCAAGGTAGTTTCGCGTATGACACGCTAAACCGTCCATATAGAACGCCACCTCAAGAAATGGATATTGATGACGGGGCTTATCTTCCAATGATGTTCTTTGAAGATAAACCGGCAATCGGTCACAAGCTTTTATTACTGTTGGTTGACGCTTCACTTTATTCATTAGCAGCTGAACGAAGTGGTTGGTCATTTGAACCTAAAGAAATGTGTGGTCGAATAAAAATTTCTGCTCGTAACGTTCATATTGATGTACCAATGTATGCCATTCCATACGAAAAATTTCTAGAAAAAGAGGTGCTGTTAGAAAAGGCAGAAAGCCTACGAATTGCTATAGAATCATATGACAGCTTATCTGTTGCTGACCATGCTCTATATGATCAACTTGATGCTGATTGTGTGAATTTAGCTGTCCGTATCGATAACCAAAAATGGATCAAAAGCGACCCTAAAGATGTGCACCTATGGTTCCAAGATGCTTGCCAACGTAATGGTCGGCATTTGCGAAAAATCTGTCGTGTCATCAAAGCTTGGCGTGATGCCACTGATTGGCAAGAGGGTAATGGCCCATCGTCCATTTCATTAATGGCAGCAATTGTAGATATTGCTGACAGAACTGAATTGGATACTAAAGATTTCGGTTCAATGATGCTAACGGTCGCAAAAGAACTCCCAATTGTTTTCCGCAGCGGCGTTGAAAGTCCTGACTCAAACGATGAACGTCCATTATTCCCACATATTGACGATCATGAGAAAAAGCATACAGAAACTATATCGAAGTTGGAAGACCTTGCATCATCACTTGAAGCAGCATATGACGCACAAACAAAACAAGATGCCTTGAACACTCTAAATTCTGAGTATGGCAATCGTGTAACCAATAGTGATCTCATTGTATCGCAAGCAGCTGCACCGGCTTATGAAAGCGGACCTACTCAAGCGAAGTCATCTACGACTATTAGCAAATCGATGAAAAGTGCCTAA
- a CDS encoding GmrSD restriction endonuclease domain-containing protein, with the protein MSSNKEYSLTIQTLLNEDNYRVPVYQRNYDWEEAQIRQLINDIQDFSLKGNSQTYYLGSLVVHKRADYFEILDGQQRFTTLSLLACYLKYRLPSIFPEYKRPNLCFESRPKSDLAVNRLFEVFNSQTSTDNIFSNLIETSYSKEFNSSIFNGFKIIERVISETFKQENKLEVFASYLLNNVQIFRITVPKNTDVTHYFEVMNNRGEQLEKHEVVKAHLLSIIQESDLHNKDIAMATLQKVWLACADMNSYVQTGFSVAERKAIFGSSAEDFIIDSFDKIAIAVLGKDYKNSSDGENNKIEPLSLTTSIDKGAIHKPDKQRITDTRDIKQERFDSVIDFPNFLMHVLRIYHNPPSNSIQELPALDDKSLLSAFDNFKDLQAIKVKEFIFTLLKTRYLFDRYIIKRDNASNRESWALKRYKLYESSSSNYVDSFSGDEDHLNDSTLSCLMLISAFHVSYPTNSRKNWLSAVLYWLSQDKSSVPINAENYLGFLESLAQAFMANRYLIAKPNDYSKFMYADCAELSVLPYELSDPNHDFESHLGYDKVAVFVFNYLDYLLWKDSNVSIPKKKEFRFSFKSSKEHFSPQTSRINEILPEAKLHSFGNLCLMGSSENSSLSNDTPRQKTEILNSQRNRMAPLSLKLELMMQTAQENWNIKNIDSHRYDMVKILQEDIEQKLKRIA; encoded by the coding sequence ATGAGTAGTAACAAAGAATATAGCCTGACAATACAAACACTACTCAACGAAGATAATTACAGAGTTCCTGTTTATCAACGTAACTATGACTGGGAAGAGGCTCAAATTAGACAGCTCATAAATGATATTCAGGATTTTTCTTTAAAAGGTAATTCTCAAACATACTATTTAGGCAGTCTAGTAGTACACAAACGAGCAGATTATTTTGAAATACTAGATGGACAGCAACGTTTCACAACTTTAAGCTTGCTTGCGTGTTATTTAAAATATCGACTTCCCTCAATTTTTCCTGAATATAAGCGACCTAATTTATGTTTTGAAAGTCGACCAAAATCAGATTTAGCTGTAAATAGACTTTTTGAAGTATTTAATAGTCAAACCAGTACTGATAATATATTTTCGAATTTGATTGAAACTAGCTATAGTAAGGAGTTTAACAGCTCAATATTCAATGGTTTTAAAATTATCGAAAGAGTGATTTCAGAAACATTTAAACAGGAAAATAAATTAGAAGTTTTTGCGAGTTATCTATTAAATAATGTTCAAATTTTTAGAATAACAGTACCAAAAAATACTGATGTTACTCACTACTTTGAAGTGATGAATAATCGTGGTGAACAGTTAGAGAAGCATGAGGTTGTTAAAGCTCACCTACTGTCTATTATCCAAGAAAGTGATTTACATAACAAAGACATAGCTATGGCTACCCTCCAAAAGGTGTGGCTTGCCTGCGCAGATATGAATAGTTATGTGCAAACAGGTTTTTCAGTTGCTGAACGAAAAGCGATATTTGGTTCAAGTGCAGAAGATTTTATAATTGATAGCTTTGATAAGATTGCAATTGCCGTTTTGGGTAAAGATTATAAGAATAGTTCTGACGGAGAGAATAATAAAATTGAACCATTATCGTTAACTACCTCTATTGATAAAGGTGCAATACATAAGCCAGATAAACAACGAATAACTGATACTCGAGATATTAAACAAGAGCGTTTTGATAGTGTAATAGATTTTCCTAACTTTTTAATGCATGTACTGCGTATTTATCATAACCCTCCATCAAATTCTATTCAGGAACTTCCGGCATTAGATGATAAAAGTCTACTCTCAGCATTTGATAATTTCAAAGATCTACAAGCTATTAAAGTAAAGGAGTTTATTTTCACTTTGCTCAAAACTCGCTATCTTTTTGATCGTTATATTATTAAAAGAGATAATGCTAGTAATAGAGAAAGTTGGGCTTTAAAGCGCTATAAATTGTATGAGAGCAGCTCAAGCAATTATGTAGATAGTTTTAGTGGTGACGAAGATCATCTGAATGATAGTACGTTATCTTGCTTGATGCTTATATCAGCATTTCATGTTTCTTACCCAACCAACTCTCGCAAAAATTGGTTATCTGCAGTACTGTATTGGTTAAGCCAAGATAAGTCCTCAGTACCAATTAATGCAGAAAATTATTTAGGGTTTTTAGAAAGTCTTGCGCAAGCTTTCATGGCGAACCGATACCTGATAGCTAAACCCAATGATTATTCAAAATTTATGTATGCTGATTGTGCAGAGCTCAGTGTACTACCATATGAACTAAGCGATCCAAATCATGATTTTGAAAGTCACTTAGGGTATGACAAGGTTGCTGTTTTTGTTTTTAATTACTTAGATTATTTATTATGGAAAGACAGCAATGTTTCTATTCCGAAGAAAAAAGAATTTAGATTTAGTTTCAAGAGTTCTAAAGAGCACTTCTCACCTCAGACTTCTAGAATCAATGAGATATTACCTGAAGCTAAATTGCATAGTTTTGGCAACCTATGTTTAATGGGTAGCAGTGAGAATTCATCATTAAGTAACGATACTCCTAGACAGAAGACAGAGATACTAAACAGCCAACGTAATAGAATGGCGCCTCTGAGTCTAAAGTTAGAGTTAATGATGCAAACTGCTCAAGAAAACTGGAACATTAAGAATATCGATTCACATAGATATGATATGGTCAAAATCCTGCAGGAAGATATAGAACAAAAATTAAAACGTATAGCTTAG
- a CDS encoding CBASS cGAMP-activated phospholipase, with the protein MATLEKTEPVDGLLEISEPIKILALNGGGVRGLFTITLLAELESIIEKREKRENVKIGDYFDLITGTSIGGVLALGLASGKSARELKEVFEKSAPDIFPVGRFRFKKLITLFYPIYRSDPLYETVKSMIGDNIKFDDLERRVMITSLNLSTGKPKFFKTPHNPMFTFDGEIKLIDAAMATSAAPTYFKPHFISKLNHYFVDGGLVSNNPSFIGVREVLIDMKDDFPNAEPKDVKILNIGTLSENYCIGPKTLSKKCSKGYLGLWGMGERLVLITMTANQHLQRFMLLRELKVLGISNNYVEIDETIPNEASSDITLDNASQSSLNALKGMGKKLGAERYSEVKELRDFFLKTAKPFVKSHSNGASA; encoded by the coding sequence ATGGCAACACTAGAAAAAACTGAGCCAGTGGATGGACTTTTAGAAATCTCAGAACCAATTAAAATTTTAGCGTTAAATGGTGGGGGTGTACGCGGGCTATTTACTATTACGTTGCTTGCCGAACTTGAATCAATCATTGAAAAGCGTGAAAAACGTGAAAATGTCAAAATTGGTGACTACTTTGACCTGATTACCGGTACATCTATTGGTGGTGTTTTGGCACTTGGATTGGCAAGTGGTAAAAGTGCGCGAGAACTAAAGGAAGTATTTGAAAAAAGTGCACCTGATATTTTCCCTGTAGGACGTTTCAGATTCAAGAAATTGATCACACTATTTTATCCAATCTACAGAAGTGATCCTTTATACGAGACTGTGAAAAGTATGATCGGTGACAATATCAAGTTCGATGACCTTGAGCGCCGAGTAATGATTACGTCATTGAACCTTTCCACTGGTAAACCAAAATTTTTCAAAACACCACATAATCCCATGTTTACGTTTGATGGCGAAATCAAATTGATTGATGCGGCAATGGCTACATCAGCTGCACCAACCTATTTTAAACCACATTTCATTAGTAAACTGAATCACTATTTCGTTGATGGTGGATTAGTTTCTAATAACCCTAGTTTTATAGGTGTTCGTGAAGTCTTGATAGATATGAAAGATGACTTCCCGAATGCAGAGCCTAAAGATGTGAAAATTCTGAATATTGGTACTTTGAGCGAGAATTACTGTATTGGTCCCAAGACGTTATCTAAAAAATGCTCGAAGGGTTACTTAGGATTATGGGGAATGGGGGAGCGTCTTGTTTTAATTACTATGACTGCTAACCAACACTTACAGCGTTTTATGTTGCTACGGGAACTAAAAGTGCTTGGTATTTCCAATAATTACGTTGAAATTGATGAAACCATTCCAAACGAAGCGTCCTCTGACATTACTTTAGATAATGCATCCCAGAGTAGCTTAAATGCCTTAAAAGGTATGGGAAAAAAATTGGGTGCTGAGAGATACAGCGAAGTTAAAGAATTACGCGATTTCTTCTTAAAAACAGCGAAACCGTTTGTCAAATCTCATAGTAATGGAGCATCAGCATGA
- a CDS encoding DUF262 domain-containing protein encodes MTPSNVNSAGYKVIKISEFLSKKEYLDKKLVIPVYQRPYRWTAKNIVDLLSDLYYQCKRIGHRLGSPDNPDNFYRLGTVVLHQYVNNGSHQTNADLVDGQQRTLTLLLIMKSALESNRFTEQFNSFTPLEIELPDCSETQQNLSRNYELIRRHVNSPEFTSEVLDFLLNHCEVVQVTLHYLSEAFQFFDSQNARGLDLNPHDLLKAFHLREFPDSESLLKQNIVECWEQQNTKSLEVLFANYLYPIRRWSFGKQAVHFSKSEVNVFKGMKLDSDSYPFQENLRIVHNTVDSYNHHSHRLLDQQAMAYPFQLTQTLINGRRFFEWVTHYQEMIQPLLNKTIDSDSQKWLYTITSCHHTETGTSIKEVAKRPTAFNIFLVLNTDLPEYSYKGRSRRGDQYVRRMFDALVLCYYDRFGSHNLPRAIEYIFIWAYSLRLEKKSVYLESIEKHIGTDNLFERLQQSLSSVDFLSKPLPQPKKVDVTNVEGIKELFTKLGYLPT; translated from the coding sequence ATGACCCCATCGAATGTTAATAGTGCAGGCTACAAAGTAATAAAAATTTCAGAATTTTTATCTAAAAAAGAGTATTTAGATAAGAAATTAGTAATACCAGTCTATCAACGACCTTATCGCTGGACAGCAAAAAACATAGTTGATTTATTGTCAGATCTGTACTACCAGTGTAAAAGAATTGGCCATAGGTTAGGCAGTCCTGATAATCCAGATAATTTTTATCGCTTAGGAACTGTGGTTTTACACCAATATGTTAATAACGGAAGTCATCAGACAAATGCTGACTTAGTTGATGGTCAGCAACGTACATTAACGTTGCTGTTAATAATGAAATCAGCTCTTGAGTCAAACAGGTTCACAGAGCAGTTTAATAGTTTTACACCTTTAGAAATAGAGCTCCCTGACTGTAGTGAAACTCAGCAAAATTTAAGTAGAAACTATGAACTTATTAGAAGACATGTGAACAGTCCAGAATTTACTTCTGAAGTTTTAGATTTTCTACTTAATCATTGTGAAGTAGTTCAAGTGACACTTCATTATTTATCAGAAGCTTTTCAGTTCTTCGACTCACAAAATGCACGTGGACTTGATTTAAACCCTCACGACTTGTTAAAAGCATTCCATTTACGCGAGTTCCCTGACTCTGAAAGTCTTTTAAAACAGAACATTGTTGAATGTTGGGAGCAGCAAAATACTAAAAGTTTAGAGGTTTTATTTGCTAACTATCTTTACCCTATTCGCCGCTGGAGTTTTGGAAAGCAAGCTGTGCACTTCTCTAAGTCTGAGGTTAATGTATTCAAAGGTATGAAATTAGATAGCGATAGTTATCCTTTTCAAGAAAACTTAAGAATAGTTCACAATACGGTCGACAGCTATAATCATCATTCACATCGGTTACTTGATCAACAAGCAATGGCATACCCATTTCAGTTAACTCAAACCTTAATTAATGGACGCCGTTTTTTTGAGTGGGTTACACATTATCAGGAGATGATCCAGCCATTATTGAATAAAACTATAGATAGCGATTCTCAGAAATGGCTCTATACCATAACAAGTTGTCATCACACTGAGACAGGCACATCTATTAAAGAAGTAGCAAAAAGACCAACAGCATTTAATATTTTTCTAGTGCTTAACACCGACTTGCCTGAGTATTCTTACAAGGGACGCTCAAGAAGAGGCGACCAATATGTACGGCGTATGTTTGATGCATTGGTCCTATGCTACTACGATCGTTTTGGAAGTCATAATTTACCGCGAGCCATAGAATATATATTTATTTGGGCTTATTCATTACGTTTAGAGAAGAAAAGTGTTTACTTAGAAAGTATTGAAAAGCATATTGGGACAGATAATTTATTTGAGCGTTTACAGCAATCATTATCTTCCGTCGATTTCTTGAGTAAACCCTTACCACAGCCTAAAAAGGTAGATGTAACGAATGTTGAGGGTATCAAAGAGCTGTTTACAAAGCTTGGCTACCTGCCAACTTAA
- a CDS encoding tyrosine-type recombinase/integrase has protein sequence MKVKLTKKLIDSVDYTAKGTEIYMDDVLTGFALRIGRQSKRYTLHKRINGKLYRDEVEETHLITLTEAREKASIMMANIKKGMHVYDGLHENLEDPKNKTNNVPTLQEAYDYFKSTKTGLAKGTITTYDRQIIHKLKDWLNISLNDITKSMISDKHKEISKNSEAQANATMRALRSVWNYCRDSFLGDDEDFLIKEQPIRILNAKKDWNRVKPRTKHIEEEYIGMYLKTLLNYVDRSSHMQAPHSNNARDIMLFFMFTGVRLNEAQSLKWSDIDLKAGRIIFKDTKNGSDYHMPTSNILQALLEERWRMSSGKQWVFPSDLQASDDHIKDLSGSYKAIGNQANLYITPHDLRRTFGTVANSLNISYPVLKRLLNHREAKSSDDVTLQYVQVSQRQLRDALNSIESFYCQHAGMTQDEIIIKFY, from the coding sequence ATGAAAGTTAAACTTACCAAAAAACTTATTGATTCAGTAGACTATACCGCTAAAGGTACTGAAATCTATATGGATGATGTATTAACTGGTTTTGCGCTACGCATAGGCAGGCAATCAAAGCGCTATACATTGCATAAGCGCATCAATGGAAAGCTGTATAGAGATGAAGTAGAAGAGACACATCTAATTACGCTAACTGAAGCACGTGAAAAAGCCAGCATAATGATGGCAAACATAAAAAAAGGTATGCATGTTTACGATGGTCTTCACGAGAACTTAGAAGATCCGAAAAATAAGACCAATAATGTGCCAACACTGCAAGAAGCTTATGACTACTTTAAATCAACGAAGACTGGCTTAGCTAAAGGCACTATTACCACTTATGACCGTCAAATAATACATAAGCTGAAAGACTGGCTAAATATCTCACTAAATGATATTACTAAGTCAATGATAAGTGATAAACATAAGGAAATAAGCAAGAATAGCGAAGCTCAGGCTAATGCAACTATGAGAGCTCTGAGATCAGTTTGGAATTATTGCCGTGATAGCTTTTTAGGTGATGACGAAGACTTTTTAATCAAAGAGCAACCTATACGTATACTCAATGCTAAGAAAGACTGGAATAGAGTTAAGCCACGTACCAAACATATCGAAGAAGAATATATAGGTATGTACCTTAAAACGCTTTTAAATTATGTTGATAGAAGCTCACACATGCAAGCGCCCCATAGCAATAATGCACGAGATATCATGCTATTTTTTATGTTTACTGGTGTGCGTTTAAACGAAGCGCAGTCTTTAAAGTGGTCTGACATCGACCTTAAAGCTGGCAGGATAATATTCAAAGATACCAAAAACGGTTCTGATTATCATATGCCTACTAGTAATATTTTACAGGCCCTACTCGAAGAAAGGTGGAGAATGAGTTCTGGTAAGCAATGGGTGTTTCCAAGTGACTTGCAAGCCAGCGATGATCATATAAAAGACTTAAGTGGTAGTTATAAGGCCATAGGTAATCAAGCAAACCTATATATTACTCCACATGATCTGCGTCGTACTTTTGGAACGGTAGCCAATAGCTTAAATATCAGCTATCCAGTCCTTAAACGCTTGCTCAATCATCGTGAAGCTAAATCAAGCGATGATGTTACCCTACAGTATGTTCAAGTGTCACAGCGGCAACTAAGAGACGCTTTAAATTCAATAGAGTCTTTCTATTGTCAGCATGCTGGCATGACACAAGATGAAATAATCATTAAATTTTACTAA